The stretch of DNA TTATTACTGGACACCCAGTATATTATTTTTGAATTCAATACTTCCAATGACACTTGACATCACTCATTTACATTGTATGTTCTACATTGATCTATTTCCTATATCAATGCACACGCCAGCTTAGCAGCCAAATATTGCACTGTTGCAGGGGTCGGCAAACCGTGGCTCTTCAAGCCACTAAAAAGGTCACTTCAAACACTTGGAGTTCCTAAACGACTGTTGGCTGTTGACTGTCCTTCAACTGGTGATTTCTACTGCGGCTCTTCTCAAAAGTTTTCCGACCCCTGCACTATTGAATGTTTGTGTGTTGTTGTGTGAACTAATTATTCCTACTCGGCTTTACTAAggcgtttgacactgacattgtcGTTATGTATATTTGACATCTTGTTTTTCTGTATATAAACTACGAGAAAACAAAATGATACTGCATTTTAATGTGTTATTACTATGGCGTTGCACAATATCGATGTTAGTTTTATAAAATCATCCATTGATTGCCGGCGTCTCCACGGGCGCCACTCTCGGCCCAATTTGATTAACCGTTCGCTGGCAGCCATTAGCCATCCAATAAGTTACCGGAGATGTTTTAACTACGTTATAAGGGGAGCTTCGCTCGTGGTCCGTAGGCAATGTTTATAATTTCACTGCCATTTTGTCATCTGGAGAGAAAACAGAACATTTTTGCGTTTTAATAAGTCAGTCGCTTATCCTTATTGGAAACAGTTCAAACAGTTGGGGGAAtactgattttttttgtttaatattgcACATCAGAACTTTGACTTcagttttaaacaagaaatGTATTGCTTAGTcactgtttaaaaaaaatgttcgcATCACAAAGCTCTTTTTCTAAAACGGTTCGGAAACGGCCTCATTATGTTCTGTGTCTCTCGGTAATAATTATTATCCTAAACATGGTAGCCGAATTAAGATGACTTTGATATTCattagcaaaaatgttctgtcTCCATACCGCCTCATTTGAATGTCGTCCGCTTGGGCCTTGTGCTGTAGGAGGAGCAGGTGCGCAAGGTCCGCGCCGGCAACCAGGAGCGCTTCCAGCAGCTCGAGACCTCCATCCAGGACAAGCTGCAGCAGGCCGAGGAGCGCCGCCTCGCCCGCGACGCCGAGCAGCGCGAGAAACGGCGCCATCATGTGAGATACCATACTGTATTGTCTTTTAGGTCCTCATTCTTCGGTTTAATCGTTGGCGGAAGGAACACAGTCTTTTAGAAGCCAAGGTATGTCCAGATCATTTGGGGAAGTTCCATCCAAGACCATAGTTGCTGTGGTCCAATGACCGCTATTTAACCCCTGATAATCCTGATTGACCTTTTGCCGCAGAAAAATACCTGTTAGACCAACATCAGCAGGCAACTAGGTTATATGCCAATATTAGCTACTTAAATTTCCGCGGGTGCTAATTGAGCTGTGTGGCAGTTGGCTACATGATCACAGGTGGAACTGCAAAGGCAGTTAGGCTTCCTCCGAAGGTTTATAACCAACACCTCCAAGCACAGTAATAGGCCTTAGCACTACGGGCTTTTGGCATCGGAGCATGAAGCATCAATGTCAATTTAGATTCCTGAGGTTTGAATTAGACAACTGCGACTAAGATCACGATCGACGCGTTCTAAACCAGAATCCACAGGACAGAGCAGACTCCCCAACACAGGTATACAATTAACAGGATATCATCCAACATCaacttgttatttatttttttctaccAAAATTATATTTTGACGATTTTTTATATCATAGCTTTTCGATGTTTCAAATATAAGTTCTCGAAACAAttctactatagttcgttttttttagcattagaaagaaggtaagcgatcttgacaagtcttttaattgaaaatcgctatttaaaaatcagtaactattacttatgaaagcagaacaatataaatgatcgtattagattcataattgttacatatttgccgtgacttatttttaaaacatgtttttcaattaaaagacacatcaagattatttaccttttttctaatgctaaaaaaaacgaaaaataactattaaaaaaacatacaagaGAAACCTCGATAGGCCACGAGTCATATCATTCTCATCACAATTAtttaaaccattttttttaattattttcccttatttttttgttactcATCCCCCATCAGATCGCTAAGATCGAGGAGGCGCGCTCGACCGTCACGGCCAAGGTTGAGGAGATCACTAAGGACATCGAGACCAAGCTCAGCGCCGCCGAGCAGAAGCGGGAGCTGGAGATACAGAAGAAACTCGCCTTTGTTAAGGAGGAGGTACGGTGCACATTGCTGTGGCTTTCCACCGTGTTCTTTTAGTACTATCTACAtaccataataatttaatactatacacggtggctaaaaaataagtcccgttgccatggaggttttgggattatactgaactgagcaacttttacttaGGGAGCGTTCAAGTATTACGTAACGAATTTGGAGGGGAGGGGGTCTTGTAAAACGTTACGATGCGTTACAGGGGCGGGAGGGGGGGTTTGAACTACGCGTTACGTAACATTGTTTTTTAACCCATCAGAACGGTCGCGTAGAGAGATCCTCTCACGCATTTTTTAAAACGTGATTtttctcaaaattttagacatatCAAATGctaattaataatattgacgCGATTAAAACGATAACAAAGGTAATTTAGCGACTTTCCGGTACTTTACGCCACATAATTGTGGCCTTTAGGTAAAAAAAATGGTCACTTGGTGGTTACGTAACGTTTTACTCTGGGGAGGGGGGTACAGAAAAACGTTACGGCGCGTTAcatggggggagggggggtcaaaaatgtccaaaaattgCGTTACATAATACTTGAACGCTCCCTTAGGGACCAACCCCGAGTCCGGAAaataaatttaccctcccatagaaaatgaaccagccaaaatgtatgaaagagCTAAATCTATTTTCGGgattcggagttggtcccatagtaaaagttcctcagtataatcccaaaacctacctggcaacgggaatatagttattttttagccaccctgtatactatAGTCTGCCATTTCATCTCAGGCGGTTGATAAAAAAGTTGTGCTGTGATTGAAGGCAGCTGACTTTTGGGAATTCTATTAATCCTTAGCTGACCGTACAGGGCCGTCTttaactatgctggggcccctgggcacataagaatttggggcccttttggaaagtaaagaaagcgaattaaactaacatttttctactatgatcttctatttattatgggtaatcaaatatactgttactgtctgtccttcggggccccctgaggatgggggccctgggcacgggccccgtgtgcccttatggatACTGTGACCGTAGTAACTTCTTAACAGCCGCCTCAGTTGAACGGCAGACCTAAAATAAGATTTACTTATGGTGCTTGCACATGGTGAAAGCCGAGAGCTATTCGCAGAAGCATTTTGTGCAAGTTATTTGTATTAGCTGCGGTTTTATTTACTCCAGTCGCGCATATCATGCAGGTTACTTGCGTGGGTTGCTTGCGCTGAtatgcaccttactcctttgtaataaggagataaatgtaaagatatctttgacgtcgactgtacaagttATTAATAGCTGGAACCACACGCTTCTTTACAGCGTTGTTTACACAATGCATGTAACCTGTGCAAGTGGCTGCTATATGTGCAATCACcattagcacagaataaataatagtacatactaggtacagaagactcactctctaacaaaacgcgtctgttacgatcaggacagatatggccgctaggtggcgacagcgtcacgcgcggcttatggctagccaccaaaattggtgtggaatggatgtacttttagctacctgtagcaaagcgacgaaatcgcggagtgagccacgcctgccattAGAGATAAATTGGACTCAACAATATAAAATACTCGTATAAAAGTTATTGCCATCTTGATAAAAATTGCCGGGACAAAATGACAAGTGGTGACAAAAGTTTATAGAATCAGACCTGGCATATTATCTTATGGGCCACAAACAACTGAAACTATAAAACTAAATCTAATTATCGGGTGAGTAGGTACTATAactaaaaaaaatgtctttgtttatatatttattgtacTGATTAATTAACAGTGTACAAATATAACTCATGTAAATCTTCCACATCAAACAAGATCTCATTTTCTAATTGAAGTGGTTTACTAACACTCAGCCAATCCGCAAACTCTTCAAACATATCCAGCGGCTGTAATGTGTCGGCAATACTCCTGTCCAGGACAACAAAACTACCCTTTCTTAAAAGCTCCTTGAAAAAATACCACAATCTTTTGTGCTCCTCTATACTCACGAAAAAGTCTAAACAATTAATGATACAAACATCAGATTTCTTTACTACATCACCCTTGTTTAGTACATCCGAGTTTACTACTTGTATTCTGTTTTTGTCCATTTTATATTGAGCTATCACCTTCTCTTGTATCTCACAACATTCTTTGTTAAGTTCAATGCCAATAATCTTTGAAGCATTTGTATAATAATATGCCTGGAAAAGGAAAAAGAAATTAGCTACACATACAAGAATAATTTTCTGaatcatcattggcctgtaaCATCAATAAGATGATGGTTTAAACAGCGTCCATAAGAGTGCGGCACTTCCGCAAATGACAATTAAGACCAATGCGAGAGACTATTAAGAACAAACATAAAATATGCCTAACTGAAAATCAtagttcaagaccaaaaaaagtaagacaataaattgtttgtaaaatagtaaattcctttttttataaataaacacgctaagataatttatttattggtaattttactcctacgatttataaaagtacttttatttacttatttttacataaatacaagacgtgCTAGTAAAAactggcaacattgtcttactttttgtCTTGAactacgattttcagtttaggAAACTAAATAACAGTAGTTAACAGTTAAACATTCCTTTtcacaaacaaataaaaaaaatattacgacTTACCCCAAACAAAACGCCGCCAAACCTGGAGCCCACATCCAAAATTAGTTTACACTCCAGATCCTTTGGCAGCAGAACTTTAAATATGTACTGGAGCTGTACTCTGGACTTGGAATGTGAAATGTATGTCAGCTCCTGAAAAATgatattactttaaaaaaatatacttgaTCTATTGACTGGGAGTTCTTATccacttaatttttatttacacATTTTTGACTGTGTtctttagcgc from Cydia splendana chromosome 5, ilCydSple1.2, whole genome shotgun sequence encodes:
- the LOC134790974 gene encoding uncharacterized protein LOC134790974 is translated as MFVEESEDISNAKSRLLDVFADLDDDELKAMEQWIGSKQFKKDLENKKSIKQSEEVLNKIADAIKGMVPFEAEMVSEKIEFPAVGDVADCNRVNTRHVDEFLYDEEQVQELVKNGKLSRHYCLDCNSQNIKELTYISHSKSRVQLQYIFKVLLPKDLECKLILDVGSRFGGVLFGAYYYTNASKIIGIELNKECCEIQEKVIAQYKMDKNRIQVVNSDVLNKGDVVKKSDVCIINCLDFFVSIEEHKRLWYFFKELLRKGSFVVLDRSIADTLQPLDMFEEFADWLSVSKPLQLENEILFDVEDLHELYLYTVN